From one Synechocystis sp. PCC 6803 substr. PCC-P genomic stretch:
- a CDS encoding phytol kinase: protein MGIEQNNPMALPLWIAVGLAATYLGAVVLTAELLNRLSLSPAEVTRKIVHIGAGQVVLIAWWLSIPGWVGAIAGVFAAGIAVLSYRLPILPSLESVGRHSYGTLFYALSIGLLVGGFFSLGLPIFAAIGILVMAWGDGLAALVGQRWGRHRYQVFGFRKSWEGTLTMVLASFLVTVVFLSYTFGFTVIVLVVAGTVAIASAGLESFSRWGIDNLTVPLGSALIAWAGSYLWLG from the coding sequence ATGGGCATTGAGCAAAATAATCCTATGGCTTTGCCCCTCTGGATTGCGGTGGGGCTGGCGGCGACCTACCTAGGGGCTGTGGTGTTAACCGCGGAACTGCTTAACCGCCTTTCCCTCAGTCCGGCGGAGGTAACTCGTAAAATTGTCCACATCGGAGCGGGGCAAGTGGTGCTGATTGCTTGGTGGTTGAGTATTCCTGGTTGGGTGGGGGCGATCGCCGGGGTTTTTGCCGCTGGCATTGCAGTGCTCTCCTATCGTTTGCCGATTTTGCCCAGCTTAGAAAGTGTTGGCCGCCACAGTTACGGCACTTTGTTTTACGCCCTTAGCATTGGTCTATTGGTGGGGGGATTTTTCTCCCTTGGACTGCCGATATTTGCGGCGATCGGTATTTTAGTCATGGCCTGGGGCGATGGACTGGCGGCCCTGGTGGGACAAAGGTGGGGGCGTCACCGCTACCAAGTCTTTGGTTTCCGCAAAAGTTGGGAGGGCACTCTCACCATGGTGTTGGCCAGTTTTTTGGTCACGGTTGTATTTCTTAGTTACACCTTCGGCTTCACAGTTATTGTCCTTGTTGTGGCTGGGACGGTGGCGATCGCCAGTGCTGGACTGGAGAGCTTTTCCCGCTGGGGCATTGATAACTTAACTGTTCCCCTGGGCAGTGCTTTGATTGCTTGGGCTGGTAGCTATCTTTGGTTGGGATAG